From a region of the Erythrobacter neustonensis genome:
- the crcB gene encoding fluoride efflux transporter CrcB produces the protein MSGEISPLVASLNVAVGGAAGSVLRYHAGRAAHSLAPAGSAFPWGTLAVNIAGSLLMGLLIGWLARGTMTDTGTESTRLLLGVGLLGGFTTFSAFSAELVTMLHRGQIGMAGAYVAVSLVAGMAAVLAGLVTAQSIAA, from the coding sequence ATGTCCGGTGAAATCTCCCCCCTTGTGGCAAGCCTCAACGTCGCTGTCGGCGGCGCGGCAGGCTCGGTGCTGCGGTATCACGCAGGCCGCGCGGCGCACAGCCTTGCGCCTGCGGGGAGCGCATTTCCGTGGGGGACGCTGGCGGTCAATATCGCGGGCAGCCTCTTGATGGGCCTGCTGATCGGCTGGCTGGCGCGCGGCACGATGACCGACACAGGCACCGAATCCACGCGGCTGCTGCTGGGCGTCGGCCTGCTTGGCGGCTTCACCACCTTCAGCGCCTTTTCAGCCGAGCTGGTCACGATGCTTCACCGCGGGCAGATCGGCATGGCGGGCGCCTATGTCGCCGTCTCGCTTGTCGCCGGGATGGCGGCGGTGCTGGCCGGCCTTGTCACTGCTCAGAGTATCGCTGCATGA
- the gatC gene encoding Asp-tRNA(Asn)/Glu-tRNA(Gln) amidotransferase subunit GatC: protein MSVDKATVAKIASLARIRMDDAALERMVPELNGILQWVEQLGEVDTAGIAPMAAVIPNTLRLRDDVVDADPLTGGGRQADVLANAPAAEHGFFGVPKVIE, encoded by the coding sequence ATGTCGGTGGACAAGGCAACCGTCGCCAAGATCGCCAGCCTCGCGCGCATCCGCATGGATGATGCCGCGCTTGAACGGATGGTGCCCGAACTGAACGGCATCCTCCAATGGGTCGAACAGCTGGGCGAAGTCGACACTGCGGGGATCGCGCCGATGGCGGCGGTGATCCCCAACACACTTCGCCTGCGCGATGACGTGGTCGATGCCGATCCGCTGACCGGCGGCGGCAGGCAGGCCGATGTTCTCGCCAATGCGCCGGCGGCCGAGCACGGTTTCTTCGGCGTGCCCAAAGTGATTGAATAA
- a CDS encoding ATP12 family chaperone protein, which translates to MIRRFYKDVTLAAQPAGGFQVMLDARGVKTVGGKPQIVPAQALGEAMAAEWRAQGEKIDPASLPLRDMADYAIDIVSADPAAIARALVAYADTDTLCYRGDPDEALHQRQQTEWEPLLARVEAAHGITLTRISGIVHRPQPPEALAALEARLLALPPFVLTGVEAMAKLAASLVTALAALDARHKDEARMLWQAACLEEEWQADLWGRDWEAEERRARREADFLRAGAFARLSQA; encoded by the coding sequence ATGATCCGCCGCTTTTACAAGGACGTCACGCTCGCAGCCCAGCCTGCGGGCGGGTTTCAGGTGATGCTCGATGCGCGGGGGGTGAAGACCGTGGGCGGCAAGCCGCAGATCGTGCCCGCGCAGGCGCTGGGCGAGGCGATGGCGGCCGAATGGCGCGCGCAGGGCGAGAAGATCGATCCCGCCAGCCTGCCGCTGCGCGACATGGCCGATTATGCGATCGACATCGTTTCGGCCGATCCGGCGGCAATCGCGCGCGCGCTGGTCGCCTATGCCGACACCGATACGCTGTGCTACCGCGGCGATCCCGACGAGGCGCTCCATCAGCGTCAGCAGACCGAGTGGGAGCCGCTGCTTGCCCGGGTCGAGGCCGCGCATGGCATCACGCTTACCCGGATCAGCGGGATCGTTCACCGCCCGCAACCGCCCGAGGCGCTCGCCGCGCTGGAGGCACGCTTGCTGGCGCTGCCGCCCTTCGTGCTGACGGGGGTGGAGGCGATGGCCAAGCTCGCCGCATCGCTCGTCACCGCGCTCGCCGCGCTTGACGCCCGGCACAAGGACGAGGCACGGATGCTGTGGCAGGCGGCGTGTCTGGAAGAGGAATGGCAGGCCGATCTGTGGGGCCGCGATTGGGAGGCCGAAGAACGCCGCGCCCGGCGCGAGGCCGATTTCCTGCGCGCGGGCGCCTTTGCGCGGTTGTCGCAGGCCTGA
- a CDS encoding FMN-binding negative transcriptional regulator, with protein MHPNPLFRSEDPALPARLIDAAGFGMVFAQTPEGPRVAHTPIMAVGDDRLQFHLARSNALTRHLVGAQALIVVNGPDGYVSPRWYVDRDTVPTWNYIALECEGAVSQIADDALEAFLHAAILRHESLLGGAPWQASESSAKVWEGLFRGIVGFEMTVAAMRPTLKLSQNKSPRERAAIAEGLAQAGKANLAQAMLGDAA; from the coding sequence ATGCACCCCAATCCGCTTTTCCGCAGCGAAGATCCGGCCCTGCCTGCCCGCCTGATCGACGCGGCAGGGTTCGGAATGGTCTTTGCCCAGACCCCCGAAGGGCCGCGCGTCGCGCATACCCCGATCATGGCCGTGGGCGATGATCGGCTGCAATTCCACCTCGCGCGCAGCAATGCGCTGACCCGCCATCTTGTGGGCGCGCAGGCGCTGATCGTGGTCAACGGGCCCGATGGCTATGTCTCGCCGCGCTGGTATGTCGACCGCGACACCGTGCCGACGTGGAATTACATCGCGCTCGAGTGCGAAGGCGCGGTGTCGCAAATCGCCGACGACGCGCTGGAAGCCTTTTTGCACGCTGCGATCCTGCGCCACGAAAGCCTGCTCGGCGGCGCGCCGTGGCAAGCGTCCGAATCATCGGCGAAGGTGTGGGAGGGACTGTTCCGCGGGATCGTCGGCTTTGAAATGACGGTCGCGGCGATGCGCCCCACGCTGAAGCTCTCGCAGAACAAGTCGCCCCGCGAACGTGCGGCGATTGCCGAAGGACTTGCGCAGGCAGGCAAGGCCAATTTGGCGCAGGCGATGCTAGGGGACGCGGCGTGA
- a CDS encoding MlaD family protein encodes METRANHLWVGAVTLVLLAMLAAFIVWVARLNEGAKDEFDIFYNQSVSGLANGSQVSYAGVPVGQVTEIALAKDNPEFVRVRIKVKEEVPILVGTQATIQASFTGVSTILLDGARKDNPPITCQTTACPEGRPVIPPGRGGFGEIVANAPLLLERLATLTEQLNIILGPDNQKELAGILANSNRLTAGMADAAPELTANLKEFRVTMQEFNQTLDAFEKVAASSDALINKDGAPLAQELRATLRSANAALASLSATLEDTRPAARQLRTSTLPNAEATLQDLRATSRSLRSITEKLEAEGAGALVGGKTLPDYKPQ; translated from the coding sequence ATGGAAACCAGAGCCAATCATCTGTGGGTGGGCGCGGTCACGCTGGTGCTGCTGGCGATGCTGGCTGCCTTCATCGTCTGGGTCGCGCGTCTGAACGAAGGCGCGAAGGACGAATTCGATATCTTCTACAACCAGTCGGTCTCGGGCCTCGCGAACGGCAGCCAGGTGAGTTACGCCGGCGTGCCCGTGGGGCAGGTCACCGAAATCGCGCTCGCCAAGGACAATCCCGAATTCGTGCGAGTGCGGATCAAGGTGAAGGAAGAGGTGCCGATCCTCGTCGGCACGCAGGCGACGATCCAGGCGAGCTTCACCGGCGTCTCGACGATCCTGCTTGACGGCGCGCGCAAGGACAATCCGCCGATCACCTGCCAGACCACCGCCTGCCCCGAAGGCCGCCCGGTCATCCCGCCGGGGCGCGGGGGCTTTGGTGAAATCGTCGCCAATGCGCCGCTGCTGCTCGAACGGCTGGCGACGCTGACCGAACAGCTCAACATCATTCTCGGCCCCGACAACCAGAAGGAGTTGGCGGGCATTCTGGCCAATTCGAACCGGCTGACCGCGGGGATGGCCGATGCCGCGCCTGAATTGACCGCCAACCTCAAGGAATTCCGCGTCACGATGCAGGAATTCAACCAGACGCTCGATGCCTTCGAAAAGGTCGCGGCAAGCTCGGATGCGCTGATCAACAAGGATGGCGCGCCGCTGGCACAGGAACTGCGCGCGACCTTGCGCAGCGCCAACGCAGCATTGGCGTCGCTGTCGGCAACGCTCGAAGACACGCGCCCCGCCGCGCGTCAGCTGCGCACCAGCACGCTGCCCAATGCCGAGGCGACCTTGCAGGATCTGCGCGCGACCAGCCGCTCCTTGCGTTCGATCACCGAAAAGCTCGAAGCCGAAGGCGCAGGCGCGCTGGTGGGCGGCAAGACGCTGCCCGACTACAAGCCGCAATAA
- a CDS encoding HAD-IA family hydrolase — MTRLAVFDCDGTLVDGQADVCWAMARAFARAGLPVPDDHAVRRTVGLSLTAAVRRLAPQLGEDDNRAVTEFYRSSFRARREEGLLDEPLYDGIADLLRGLHADGWSLAVATGKSDRGLAACLATHGIADLFVSLQTADRHPSKPHPAMLEAALFEAGAQRAEAVMIGDTSFDMAMAKSIGVAAIGVGWGYHGADELAASGAACVVETSTQLAAALERLLP, encoded by the coding sequence GTGACCCGGCTGGCGGTGTTCGATTGCGACGGCACCCTCGTCGACGGGCAGGCCGATGTCTGCTGGGCGATGGCGCGGGCGTTCGCGCGCGCGGGCCTTCCCGTGCCCGACGATCATGCGGTGCGCCGGACAGTCGGCCTCAGCCTGACAGCCGCAGTGCGCCGCCTTGCCCCGCAGCTTGGCGAGGACGACAACCGCGCTGTCACCGAATTCTACCGTTCGAGCTTTCGCGCACGGCGGGAGGAAGGCCTGCTCGACGAGCCGCTGTATGACGGGATCGCCGATCTTTTGCGCGGCCTTCACGCAGACGGCTGGAGCCTTGCGGTCGCCACGGGCAAATCCGACCGCGGGCTGGCCGCCTGCCTGGCAACACATGGCATCGCCGACCTGTTCGTCTCGCTCCAGACCGCTGACCGCCACCCGTCCAAACCGCACCCCGCGATGCTCGAAGCCGCGCTGTTCGAAGCCGGCGCGCAGCGCGCGGAGGCGGTGATGATCGGCGACACCAGTTTCGACATGGCGATGGCCAAGAGCATCGGGGTCGCCGCGATCGGGGTCGGCTGGGGTTATCACGGCGCGGACGAACTGGCCGCGAGCGGGGCGGCCTGCGTGGTCGAAACGTCCACGCAGCTTGCCGCCGCGCTTGAAAGGCTGCTGCCATGA
- a CDS encoding RluA family pseudouridine synthase — translation MNETTSPAPASPEAVRQFTVGEDDDGIRLDRWFKRNLPQVGFATVSRWARTGQIRVDGKRAKPEDRLATGQTLRVPPGGEDAPAAAARKAAPRARSLSAEQIAEAKAMVIHETRAAIVLNKPPGLATQGGSKTTKHVDGLLDAFVEDEKTPRPRLVHRLDKDTSGVLLIARTPGSAASFSKRFASRSARKVYWALVVGVPDLAEGVIDAPLAKQPGTGGEKMHIDEENGAAAKTRYRVVDSAGQRAAWVELEPLTGRTHQLRVHMAAIGHPIVGDGKYGGQDAFLTGAVSRKMHLHARRLIISEPKATGKDAPASTGKLDVTAELPEHFAMSMDVLGFDQGLSDASPLREDTPERTPEEKKQAARRHFKQARKEERAPRRARGAANAQAKPKPKGKPAPGGKSKPAGRAGGTPAGKPGARPPARKPAR, via the coding sequence ATGAACGAAACCACCTCCCCCGCCCCCGCTTCGCCCGAAGCTGTCCGCCAGTTCACTGTGGGCGAGGATGATGACGGCATCCGGCTCGACCGCTGGTTCAAGCGCAACCTGCCGCAGGTCGGCTTTGCCACGGTCTCGCGCTGGGCGCGCACCGGACAGATCCGGGTCGATGGCAAGCGCGCCAAGCCAGAAGACCGGCTTGCCACCGGCCAGACCCTGCGCGTGCCGCCGGGCGGCGAGGATGCGCCTGCTGCCGCCGCGCGCAAGGCCGCGCCGCGCGCCCGCAGCTTGAGCGCCGAACAGATCGCCGAGGCCAAGGCGATGGTGATCCACGAAACCCGCGCCGCGATCGTGCTGAACAAGCCGCCGGGCCTTGCGACGCAGGGCGGCAGCAAGACGACGAAGCATGTCGACGGGCTCCTCGATGCCTTTGTCGAGGACGAGAAGACCCCGCGCCCGCGGCTGGTCCACCGGCTCGACAAGGATACCTCGGGCGTGCTGCTGATCGCGCGCACACCGGGCAGCGCGGCGAGCTTTTCCAAGCGGTTCGCCAGCCGTTCGGCCCGCAAGGTCTATTGGGCGCTGGTGGTGGGGGTTCCCGATCTCGCCGAAGGCGTGATCGATGCCCCGCTCGCCAAGCAGCCGGGCACCGGCGGCGAAAAGATGCATATCGACGAGGAGAACGGCGCGGCCGCCAAGACCCGTTACCGCGTGGTCGACAGCGCCGGACAGCGCGCTGCCTGGGTCGAGCTTGAGCCCTTGACCGGGCGCACGCACCAGCTGCGCGTTCACATGGCCGCAATCGGCCACCCGATCGTGGGCGATGGCAAATATGGCGGGCAGGACGCCTTCCTGACCGGCGCGGTCAGCCGCAAGATGCACTTGCACGCGCGCCGCCTGATCATCAGCGAACCCAAGGCCACCGGCAAGGATGCGCCCGCCAGCACCGGCAAGCTCGATGTGACCGCCGAACTGCCCGAGCATTTCGCGATGAGCATGGATGTGCTGGGCTTCGATCAGGGCCTGTCCGATGCATCGCCGCTGCGCGAGGATACGCCCGAACGCACGCCCGAAGAAAAAAAGCAGGCCGCGCGCCGCCACTTCAAGCAGGCGCGCAAGGAAGAACGCGCGCCGCGGCGCGCGCGCGGCGCGGCCAATGCGCAAGCCAAGCCCAAGCCCAAGGGCAAGCCTGCTCCGGGCGGCAAGAGCAAACCCGCTGGCCGGGCGGGCGGCACGCCAGCAGGCAAGCCGGGCGCTCGCCCCCCTGCCCGCAAGCCGGCCCGCTGA
- a CDS encoding FKBP-type peptidyl-prolyl cis-trans isomerase, with protein sequence MTEITRVPIQPVAKGSLTKLWIGVILAILVGAGLAWAAIPRGLSVDTVVAGTGPTPKIGEVVWVKYKGSLAADGTVFDESRDIPLPVQGLFPEGSPFPLEEGATIPGFFNGLQQMQKGGKYTLFIPAEQAYGASPPQGSPIPANADLKFDIEVVDIMSRATFDRNLQVLQQTMQAQMGQQGQQGPQGQPQAPQAAPQGR encoded by the coding sequence ATGACCGAGATTACCCGCGTTCCCATCCAGCCCGTTGCCAAGGGTTCGCTGACCAAGCTGTGGATCGGAGTGATCCTCGCGATTCTGGTCGGCGCCGGCCTTGCCTGGGCGGCGATCCCGCGCGGGCTGTCGGTCGACACGGTGGTTGCCGGCACCGGCCCGACCCCCAAGATCGGCGAAGTCGTCTGGGTGAAGTACAAGGGCAGCCTTGCCGCCGATGGCACGGTGTTCGACGAATCGCGCGATATTCCGCTGCCCGTGCAGGGCCTGTTCCCCGAAGGCAGCCCCTTCCCGCTGGAAGAGGGCGCGACGATCCCCGGCTTCTTCAACGGACTGCAGCAGATGCAGAAGGGCGGCAAGTACACGCTCTTCATCCCGGCAGAGCAGGCCTATGGCGCGAGCCCCCCGCAGGGTTCGCCGATCCCGGCCAACGCCGATCTCAAGTTCGACATCGAAGTCGTCGACATCATGAGCCGCGCAACCTTCGACCGCAATCTGCAGGTGCTCCAGCAAACCATGCAGGCGCAGATGGGTCAGCAGGGCCAGCAGGGTCCGCAGGGCCAGCCGCAGGCGCCGCAAGCCGCGCCGCAGGGCCGGTAA
- a CDS encoding ABC transporter ATP-binding protein, whose translation MNADTRDESPAIEVEGLVNRFGDFLVHDGLDLTVRRGEIIGVVGGSGTGKSVLMRSIIGLQTPEAGRIRVLGRNLCGEDAETDLVVRERWGVLFQGGALFSTLTVGENVEVPLKQFYPDLDPAFRAEIARYKVMLTGLPESAVQKYPNELSGGMKKRAGLARALALDPELLFLDEPTAGLDPIGAAKFDRLTRELQETLGLTVFLITHDLDTLYEICDRVAVIADRRIIAVGTIPELIATGHPWIEEYFNGPRGRSAHATHLAGESAA comes from the coding sequence ATGAACGCGGACACCCGCGACGAAAGCCCGGCGATCGAAGTCGAAGGGCTGGTCAACCGCTTCGGCGATTTCCTCGTCCATGACGGGCTCGACCTCACTGTCCGGCGCGGGGAGATCATCGGCGTGGTCGGCGGTTCGGGCACCGGCAAATCGGTGCTGATGCGCTCGATCATCGGGCTGCAGACGCCCGAAGCGGGGCGCATCCGCGTGCTGGGCCGCAACCTGTGCGGCGAAGATGCCGAAACCGATCTTGTGGTGCGCGAACGCTGGGGCGTATTGTTCCAGGGCGGCGCGCTGTTCTCGACGCTGACCGTGGGCGAGAATGTCGAGGTGCCGCTCAAGCAGTTCTACCCCGATCTCGACCCCGCATTCCGTGCCGAGATCGCGCGTTACAAGGTGATGCTGACAGGCCTGCCCGAAAGCGCGGTGCAGAAGTATCCCAACGAATTGTCGGGCGGGATGAAGAAACGCGCCGGGCTTGCGCGCGCGCTCGCGCTCGATCCCGAGCTTCTGTTCCTCGATGAACCCACTGCCGGGCTCGACCCGATCGGCGCGGCCAAGTTCGACCGCCTGACCCGCGAGCTTCAGGAGACGCTGGGCCTTACCGTGTTCCTGATCACCCACGATCTCGATACGCTGTATGAAATCTGCGACCGGGTGGCGGTGATTGCGGACCGGCGCATCATTGCGGTGGGCACGATCCCCGAACTGATCGCGACGGGCCATCCGTGGATCGAGGAATATTTCAACGGCCCGCGCGGCCGCAGCGCGCATGCCACGCACCTCGCCGGGGAGAGCGCGGCATGA
- the rpsU gene encoding 30S ribosomal protein S21 gives MQIMVRDNNVDQALRALKKKLQREGVYREMKLRRHFEKPSEKRAREKAAAVRRARKMERKRMERDGSK, from the coding sequence ATGCAAATCATGGTTCGCGATAATAATGTCGATCAGGCCCTGCGCGCGCTCAAGAAGAAGCTGCAGCGCGAAGGCGTTTATCGCGAGATGAAGCTGCGTCGTCACTTCGAAAAGCCGTCGGAAAAGCGCGCCCGTGAAAAGGCTGCTGCCGTGCGCCGCGCTCGCAAGATGGAGCGCAAGCGGATGGAGCGTGACGGGAGCAAATAA
- a CDS encoding ABC-type transport auxiliary lipoprotein family protein — translation MRLTHRPFRIAGAAAISLALAGCISLGGKPPASLLTLSPAATAPAGPGAAPGTARPVIAVLAFDTPAKLDVLRVPVAVSETELAYLQEAVWVEKPARLFRRLVGETIRARGNAMVIDGDETATLATVTVQGTLIDMGYDAATSSAVVRFDAVRIGRDGAIATRRFEAREAGVAAETRAVGAALNTAANAVAADIAGWVAEG, via the coding sequence ATGCGCTTGACCCACCGACCCTTCCGGATCGCCGGTGCCGCGGCCATTTCGCTGGCGCTGGCAGGATGCATCAGTCTGGGCGGCAAACCGCCAGCCAGCCTGCTGACGCTGAGCCCTGCGGCGACCGCTCCGGCCGGACCCGGCGCGGCCCCCGGCACCGCGCGCCCGGTGATCGCGGTGCTCGCCTTCGATACGCCCGCCAAGCTTGACGTGCTGCGCGTGCCTGTGGCGGTGAGCGAGACCGAGCTTGCCTATCTGCAGGAAGCGGTCTGGGTCGAGAAGCCCGCGCGATTGTTCCGCCGTCTGGTGGGCGAGACGATCCGCGCCCGCGGCAACGCGATGGTGATCGACGGCGATGAAACCGCGACGCTGGCGACGGTGACGGTGCAGGGGACGCTGATCGACATGGGATACGATGCGGCGACATCCTCGGCGGTGGTGCGGTTCGATGCCGTGCGGATCGGCAGGGACGGCGCGATCGCCACGCGCCGTTTCGAAGCGCGCGAAGCGGGCGTTGCCGCCGAAACGCGCGCGGTCGGCGCGGCGCTCAACACCGCGGCCAACGCGGTTGCCGCCGATATTGCAGGCTGGGTGGCGGAGGGCTGA
- a CDS encoding glutamyl-tRNA amidotransferase — protein MTPDTPLWLAGIGIALAVPLTFMVANWVRKNVDHGEMRFGPDGKVIEDEDKQ, from the coding sequence GTGACCCCCGACACGCCGCTTTGGCTTGCCGGAATCGGCATCGCCCTTGCGGTGCCGCTGACCTTCATGGTCGCCAATTGGGTTAGGAAGAACGTCGATCACGGCGAAATGCGCTTCGGGCCGGATGGCAAGGTGATCGAGGACGAGGACAAGCAATGA
- the gatA gene encoding Asp-tRNA(Asn)/Glu-tRNA(Gln) amidotransferase subunit GatA yields the protein MTDLTSLGVKEIRDGVAKGDFTAREVAERFNTAVADAAALNAFIVTTPDHALAAADKVDAARAEGEQLGAMAGVPIGMKDLFATRGVQTTAASHILEGFTPQYESTVSQKLWDAGAGMLGKLNLDQFAMGSSNETSYFGNVTSPWKKAGSNAAMSPGGSSGGSSSAVAARIAPAATGTDTGGSIRQPAAFTGICGIKPTYGRCSRWGVVAFASSLDQAGPMARSVEDCAIMLGAMAGFDPKDATSLQMDVPDWEAALSSDLRGKKVGIPREYRMDGTDQAILDSWEQGKAWLRDAGAEIVDVSLPHTKYALPAYYIVAPAEASSNLARYDGVRYGLRDLPDGSGLQDMYAATRAAGFGDEVKRRILIGTYVLSAGFYDAYYTQAQKIRALVARDFERAFEECDVILAPTTPTASFPLGSMNEDPLTMYLNDVFAVPASLAGLPAMSVPATTNADGLPLGLQLVGRPFDEQGVLNAGLAIQQRAGFTAKPEKWW from the coding sequence ATGACTGACCTCACCTCTCTCGGCGTCAAGGAAATCCGCGATGGCGTCGCCAAGGGCGATTTCACCGCGCGCGAAGTGGCGGAACGCTTCAACACCGCTGTTGCCGATGCGGCGGCATTGAATGCCTTCATCGTCACCACCCCCGATCACGCGCTGGCCGCCGCCGACAAGGTCGATGCCGCGCGCGCGGAGGGCGAGCAGCTTGGCGCAATGGCGGGGGTCCCGATCGGGATGAAAGACCTGTTCGCCACCCGCGGCGTCCAGACCACCGCGGCCAGCCACATCCTCGAAGGCTTCACTCCGCAATACGAATCGACCGTATCTCAGAAGCTGTGGGACGCGGGCGCGGGGATGCTCGGCAAGCTCAATCTCGACCAGTTCGCGATGGGGTCGTCGAACGAGACGAGCTATTTCGGCAACGTCACCTCGCCGTGGAAGAAGGCCGGCAGCAATGCGGCCATGTCGCCCGGCGGTTCCTCGGGCGGTTCGTCTTCCGCTGTCGCGGCGCGCATCGCGCCTGCCGCCACCGGCACCGACACCGGCGGCTCGATCCGCCAGCCGGCAGCCTTCACCGGCATCTGCGGGATCAAGCCGACCTATGGCCGCTGCTCGCGCTGGGGCGTGGTGGCTTTCGCCTCGAGCCTCGATCAGGCAGGTCCCATGGCGCGGAGCGTCGAGGATTGCGCGATCATGCTCGGCGCGATGGCGGGGTTCGATCCCAAGGACGCGACTTCGCTCCAGATGGACGTGCCCGACTGGGAAGCCGCGCTCAGCAGCGACCTGCGCGGCAAGAAGGTCGGCATCCCGCGCGAATACCGGATGGATGGCACCGATCAGGCGATCCTCGATTCGTGGGAGCAGGGCAAAGCGTGGCTTCGCGATGCGGGCGCCGAGATCGTCGACGTTTCGCTACCGCACACCAAATATGCGCTGCCCGCCTATTACATCGTCGCACCTGCCGAGGCGTCGAGCAACCTCGCGCGTTATGACGGCGTGCGTTACGGCCTGCGCGATCTGCCCGATGGCAGCGGCCTGCAGGACATGTATGCCGCCACCCGCGCCGCGGGCTTCGGCGACGAGGTCAAGCGCCGCATCCTGATCGGCACCTATGTGCTCTCGGCCGGCTTCTACGACGCCTATTACACGCAGGCGCAGAAGATCCGCGCGCTGGTCGCCCGCGATTTCGAGCGCGCGTTCGAGGAATGCGACGTGATCCTCGCACCCACCACGCCGACCGCGAGCTTCCCGCTGGGTTCGATGAACGAAGACCCGCTGACGATGTATCTGAACGACGTCTTCGCGGTGCCCGCAAGCCTCGCCGGGCTGCCCGCGATGAGCGTGCCCGCGACGACCAACGCCGACGGCCTGCCGCTCGGTCTGCAACTGGTGGGGCGCCCCTTCGACGAGCAGGGTGTGCTGAACGCAGGTCTCGCGATCCAGCAGCGTGCGGGCTTCACGGCGAAGCCGGAGAAGTGGTGGTGA
- a CDS encoding ABC transporter permease, which yields MQDAAHYLLEDAGEGGQRLVLSGLLTLPAIGPIERALKAIDGPIGTVDLSGVEEIDTVGAWLVCRAAHAHDSEITGASPEARRLLAAMRDIDAGGDTHPHRLPVWERVPTKLGEHVFNARGGIFGVVGFFGQILIGAGSLLRHPSRFPFKALVHQMELVGVSALPIIGLMSFLIGIVIAQQGSVQLQQFGAEALTVNLVGRITLRELGVLMTAIMVAGRSGSAFAAQIGTMKLTEEIDAMRTIGISPIEVLVIPRILAATFMMVLLGFFAAMMAIIGGAVVGDLTLGIPFLTFLIRIQEVVPVHDLWVGLIKAPVFGLIVALAGCFHGMQVHGNSEEVGRRTTMAVVSAIFAVIVLDAFFAVFFTEIGWG from the coding sequence ATGCAGGATGCCGCGCACTATTTGCTCGAAGATGCAGGCGAGGGCGGCCAGCGGCTGGTGCTGTCGGGCCTGCTCACGCTTCCCGCGATCGGCCCGATCGAGCGCGCGCTCAAGGCGATCGATGGCCCGATTGGAACCGTCGATCTGTCCGGGGTCGAGGAAATCGACACGGTCGGCGCATGGCTGGTATGCCGCGCGGCGCACGCCCACGACAGCGAAATCACCGGTGCCAGCCCCGAAGCAAGGCGCCTGCTTGCCGCGATGCGCGATATCGATGCGGGCGGCGACACGCACCCGCACCGGTTGCCGGTGTGGGAGCGCGTGCCGACAAAGCTTGGCGAACACGTGTTCAATGCGCGCGGCGGGATTTTCGGGGTGGTCGGTTTCTTCGGCCAGATCCTGATCGGCGCGGGCAGCCTGCTGCGCCATCCCTCGCGCTTTCCGTTCAAGGCGCTGGTCCACCAGATGGAACTGGTCGGGGTTTCGGCGCTGCCGATCATCGGCTTGATGAGTTTCCTGATCGGGATCGTGATCGCGCAGCAGGGATCGGTGCAGCTCCAGCAATTCGGTGCCGAGGCGCTGACCGTGAACCTCGTCGGGCGGATCACCTTGCGCGAACTGGGCGTGCTGATGACCGCGATCATGGTGGCGGGCCGTTCGGGCAGCGCCTTTGCCGCGCAGATCGGCACGATGAAGCTGACCGAGGAAATCGACGCGATGCGCACGATCGGCATCTCGCCGATCGAAGTGCTGGTGATCCCGCGCATCCTGGCCGCAACCTTCATGATGGTGCTGCTCGGCTTCTTCGCCGCGATGATGGCGATCATCGGCGGCGCGGTGGTGGGCGATCTGACGTTGGGCATCCCTTTCCTCACCTTCCTCATCCGCATTCAGGAAGTGGTGCCGGTGCACGATCTGTGGGTCGGGCTGATCAAGGCGCCCGTGTTCGGGCTGATCGTTGCGCTTGCAGGATGCTTCCACGGCATGCAGGTGCACGGCAATTCCGAAGAGGTCGGCCGCCGCACGACGATGGCGGTGGTTTCGGCGATCTTCGCGGTGATCGTATTGGACGCCTTCTTCGCGGTGTTCTTCACCGAAATCGGGTGGGGGTAG